One genomic window of Campylobacter fetus subsp. fetus includes the following:
- the tsf gene encoding translation elongation factor Ts: protein MEISASMVKELRESTGAGMMDCKKALQESNGDMQKAVDILREKGLGKAAKKADRLASEGLVSVVVSENNKTATITEINSETDFVAKNATFVDLVKNTTIHVQTNSINTVEELKESSINGVKFEEYFQSQIATIGENLVVRRFETIKAAKGGIVAGYIHSNSRVGVLIGAACDSEETAAKIHDFLRNLCMHAAAMKPQVISYKEFDADFVEKEYLALKGELEKENEELVRLKKPLHKIPEFASRAQLTDDIIAKATENLKAELKKQGKPEAIWDKILPGQIDRYIADNTQLDQRLTLLGQFYVMDDKKTVEQAIADEAKKVGGKVEIVSYVRFEVGEGLEKKSEDFAAEVAAQMA, encoded by the coding sequence ATGGAAATAAGTGCAAGTATGGTAAAAGAGCTTCGTGAAAGTACCGGAGCCGGTATGATGGACTGCAAAAAAGCGCTTCAAGAATCAAACGGAGATATGCAAAAAGCAGTTGATATATTAAGGGAAAAAGGTCTTGGCAAAGCGGCTAAAAAAGCTGATCGTTTAGCGAGCGAAGGACTTGTCAGCGTAGTCGTAAGTGAGAATAATAAAACTGCAACTATAACTGAGATCAACTCAGAAACGGATTTCGTAGCTAAAAATGCGACTTTTGTTGATTTAGTTAAAAACACTACCATTCATGTTCAAACAAACTCTATAAATACGGTTGAAGAGCTAAAAGAGAGTTCTATTAATGGTGTTAAATTTGAAGAGTATTTTCAAAGCCAAATCGCAACTATCGGCGAGAATTTGGTTGTAAGAAGATTTGAAACTATAAAAGCAGCAAAAGGTGGCATCGTAGCTGGATATATCCATTCAAATAGTCGTGTTGGTGTTTTAATAGGCGCAGCTTGCGACAGTGAAGAAACAGCAGCGAAAATTCATGATTTTTTAAGAAATCTTTGTATGCACGCAGCTGCTATGAAACCTCAAGTTATAAGCTACAAGGAGTTTGATGCCGATTTTGTAGAAAAAGAGTATCTAGCACTTAAAGGCGAGCTTGAAAAAGAGAATGAAGAGTTGGTTCGTCTTAAAAAACCGCTTCACAAAATTCCTGAGTTTGCCAGTCGCGCTCAATTAACAGATGATATCATAGCAAAAGCAACTGAGAATTTAAAAGCGGAGCTTAAAAAACAAGGCAAACCTGAGGCTATCTGGGATAAAATTTTACCCGGACAAATCGATAGATATATAGCAGATAATACTCAACTTGATCAACGCCTTACTCTTTTAGGACAGTTTTACGTAATGGATGATAAAAAAACAGTAGAGCAAGCCATTGCGGATGAGGCTAAAAAAGTAGGCGGAAAAGTAGAAATCGTAAGCTATGTTCGCTTTGAAGTAGGTGAAGGTTTAGAGAAAAAAAGTGAAGATTTTGCAGCTGAAGTAGCAGCTCAAATGGCTTAA
- the rpsB gene encoding 30S ribosomal protein S2: MVTMRDLLECGVHFGHQTRRWNPKMKKFIFGERKGIYIIDLQKTIRYFRYTYNIVRDAAAEGKTVLFVGTKKQVGVAIKEYAEKCGMPYVNHRWLGGMMTNFGTIKQSIRKLEVIEAMEEDGSINLLTKKEALMLRRKKEKLLATLGGIRNMKSLPDMVFVIDTVKEKIAVAEANKLRMPVVAPIDTNCDPDIVDFPIPGNDDAIRSVQLFCQEMAEAINEGKALRDQDEAEQVEPVSQEEKDEVVAEAMSEADFEEQ; the protein is encoded by the coding sequence ATGGTTACTATGAGAGATTTATTAGAGTGTGGTGTGCATTTTGGCCACCAAACAAGACGCTGGAATCCAAAGATGAAAAAGTTCATTTTTGGTGAGAGAAAAGGTATTTATATAATTGACCTTCAAAAGACTATAAGATACTTTAGATATACATATAACATTGTTAGAGACGCTGCAGCTGAGGGTAAAACCGTATTATTCGTAGGAACTAAGAAGCAAGTGGGCGTTGCTATAAAAGAATACGCCGAAAAATGCGGAATGCCATATGTAAATCACAGATGGCTTGGCGGTATGATGACAAATTTTGGAACAATTAAACAATCAATAAGAAAATTAGAAGTTATAGAAGCCATGGAAGAAGACGGCTCTATAAATTTACTTACTAAAAAAGAAGCTTTGATGCTAAGACGCAAAAAAGAGAAGCTTTTAGCAACTTTAGGCGGTATTAGAAATATGAAAAGCCTGCCTGATATGGTTTTTGTTATAGATACCGTAAAAGAGAAAATTGCAGTTGCTGAAGCAAATAAATTAAGAATGCCGGTCGTTGCTCCTATAGATACTAACTGCGATCCTGATATAGTTGATTTTCCAATTCCGGGAAATGACGATGCTATAAGAAGCGTTCAGCTATTTTGTCAAGAGATGGCTGAGGCTATAAACGAAGGAAAAGCTTTGAGAGACCAAGACGAAGCAGAGCAAGTAGAGCCAGTAAGTCAAGAGGAAAAAGACGAAGTAGTAGCTGAGGCTATGAGCGAAGCTGACTTTGAGGAGCAATAA
- the pgeF gene encoding peptidoglycan editing factor PgeF — protein MLVCIDGNDVLAGFSTKDGGVSSGIYESLNLATHVGDDIKNVFENREILKQKIGAKKLIFMDQIHSDIVCEISSIDDEISPCDAIITKLKNVALCTITADCSPVLVYDKFTKKIAAIHAGRAGVVSHIVSKTIKKMGSESLNLKVIIGANISGNCYDIGDLDLGEFNKFKNKTKFDMNAALKYELDSLGVRDYEFSGICTHCDERFFSYRKDGVTGRFCGFIMLKDGLS, from the coding sequence ATGCTAGTTTGTATTGATGGTAATGATGTTTTAGCCGGATTTAGCACCAAAGATGGTGGTGTTTCAAGCGGCATTTATGAAAGTTTGAATTTGGCTACTCATGTAGGCGATGATATAAAAAACGTGTTTGAAAACAGAGAAATTTTAAAACAAAAAATCGGTGCGAAAAAGCTTATTTTTATGGATCAAATTCACTCTGATATAGTTTGTGAGATATCTAGCATTGATGATGAAATTTCTCCTTGTGATGCTATTATTACTAAGCTGAAAAATGTGGCATTATGCACTATTACGGCTGATTGTTCGCCTGTTCTTGTTTATGATAAATTCACAAAAAAGATAGCTGCTATCCACGCAGGTAGAGCCGGAGTAGTCTCACACATAGTTTCAAAAACTATCAAAAAAATGGGTTCGGAATCACTAAATTTAAAAGTGATAATCGGTGCAAATATAAGCGGAAATTGTTACGATATAGGGGATTTGGATTTGGGAGAGTTTAACAAATTTAAAAATAAAACTAAATTTGATATGAATGCAGCATTAAAATACGAACTTGATAGTTTGGGCGTGAGAGATTATGAGTTTAGCGGGATTTGCACCCATTGCGACGAGAGATTTTTTTCATATAGAAAAGACGGCGTAACCGGTAGATTTTGTGGATTTATAATGCTTAAGGATGGATTATCATGA
- the mnmG gene encoding tRNA uridine-5-carboxymethylaminomethyl(34) synthesis enzyme MnmG, which yields MNYDVIVVGGGHAGIEASLAAAKMGAKTLLITILAEQIGAASCNPAIGGLAKGHLVKEIDALGGQMGLTTDACGIQFRLLNESKGPAVRGSRAQIDMDRYRVYMRNLLLNTPNLEVTQEIATEILTKDNNIIGVKTHLDNNYGTKKLIITTGTFLNGLIHVGFNKLEAGRVGELSSKSLSASLKSLNLEMGRLKTGTCPRVLAKSIDFSVLERQDGDQDPTPFSFRTKEFNKTQLPCYIAYTNEKTHEIIRSNFDRAPLFTGQIEGIGPRYCPSIEDKINRFGDRERHHLFIEPQTREATEYYINGFSTSLPYDAQVEMLRSVKGFQNAKIVRHGYAIEYDYVSPTELKHTLETKKINGLYLAGQINGTTGYEEAAAQGLMAGINAALNLKTREPLILRRDESYIGVLIDDLVTKGTKEPYRMFTSRAEYRLLLREDNANLRLSKYGYNVGLLPKEAFEEMLKLKSNLEKGMEILLTKDMSPNKENLEFLASIDEDIINEKVPLQKIAARKSFTIEKLRKLNEFFLNLDDKSLNQILTEAKYYHYIAQQQIEVEKMKGLLDIKIPKSLEFKSISGLSNEVVEKLNKFAPPTLAAASNISGITPAAIDILHIAIKYHCQKTK from the coding sequence ATGAATTATGATGTAATAGTTGTAGGCGGCGGACACGCTGGTATAGAAGCTTCTTTAGCAGCTGCAAAAATGGGTGCTAAAACTCTGCTTATAACCATACTAGCCGAGCAAATCGGAGCTGCTAGCTGCAACCCTGCAATAGGAGGTCTTGCAAAAGGTCATTTAGTAAAAGAGATAGACGCGCTCGGCGGTCAAATGGGGCTTACTACAGATGCTTGCGGAATTCAGTTTCGTCTTTTAAATGAGAGCAAAGGTCCGGCCGTGCGCGGAAGCAGAGCGCAAATCGATATGGATAGATATAGAGTTTATATGAGAAATCTTTTGTTAAATACTCCAAATTTAGAGGTTACTCAAGAGATCGCAACAGAGATTTTAACAAAAGATAATAACATAATCGGCGTAAAAACCCACCTTGATAATAACTACGGCACAAAAAAACTCATTATAACAACAGGAACTTTCTTAAACGGACTTATCCATGTTGGATTCAATAAACTTGAAGCCGGACGCGTCGGAGAACTAAGCAGCAAATCTCTTTCCGCGTCTCTAAAAAGTTTAAATTTAGAAATGGGCAGGCTAAAAACCGGAACTTGTCCTAGAGTTTTAGCAAAAAGTATTGATTTTAGCGTACTTGAAAGACAAGATGGAGATCAAGATCCAACTCCATTTAGTTTTCGTACAAAAGAATTTAATAAAACCCAACTACCTTGCTACATCGCCTATACGAACGAGAAAACTCATGAAATAATACGTTCGAATTTTGATAGAGCACCGCTATTTACAGGTCAGATTGAAGGTATAGGTCCAAGATATTGTCCAAGTATCGAAGATAAAATAAATAGATTTGGAGATAGGGAGCGCCATCATCTTTTTATCGAACCTCAAACACGAGAAGCTACAGAATACTATATAAATGGTTTTTCAACTAGTTTACCATATGATGCTCAAGTCGAAATGCTTCGCTCAGTAAAAGGTTTTCAAAATGCCAAAATAGTCCGTCACGGATATGCTATAGAGTATGATTATGTCTCTCCGACAGAGCTCAAACATACTCTTGAAACAAAAAAAATAAACGGTCTTTATCTAGCCGGTCAGATAAACGGAACTACCGGATACGAAGAAGCGGCCGCTCAAGGACTTATGGCAGGTATAAATGCGGCTTTAAATTTAAAAACGAGAGAGCCGCTGATCTTGCGACGAGATGAGAGTTATATCGGCGTTCTTATAGATGATCTAGTTACAAAAGGCACAAAAGAGCCTTATAGAATGTTTACTAGTCGCGCCGAGTATCGTTTGCTTTTAAGAGAAGATAACGCAAACTTAAGACTTAGCAAATATGGCTACAACGTAGGATTGCTACCAAAAGAGGCTTTCGAAGAGATGCTTAAGTTAAAATCGAATTTAGAAAAAGGAATGGAGATCTTATTAACAAAAGATATGAGTCCAAACAAGGAAAATTTAGAGTTTCTAGCTAGCATAGATGAGGATATTATAAATGAAAAAGTTCCGCTTCAAAAGATAGCCGCTAGAAAATCTTTTACAATAGAAAAATTACGCAAATTAAACGAGTTTTTCTTAAATTTAGATGACAAATCGCTAAATCAGATATTAACAGAGGCAAAATACTATCATTATATAGCTCAACAACAAATAGAAGTTGAAAAAATGAAAGGACTTTTGGATATTAAAATTCCTAAGAGTCTTGAGTTCAAAAGCATAAGTGGACTAAGCAACGAAGTCGTAGAAAAACTAAATAAATTTGCTCCGCCGACACTTGCGGCGGCTTCGAACATCAGCGGTATAACTCCGGCCGCCATAGATATTTTGCATATTGCCATAAAATATCATTGTCAAAAAACAAAGTAA
- a CDS encoding riboflavin synthase: MFNGLIREIAEVIKFDGKTLTLKANYKPNLGDSIAVNGACLSVTSVSETGFSVELSSESKEHLALQNYRGKVHIEPAMKLSHRVDGHLMQGHIDAVGEIIKIETLQSGTNFYIKLPSNVMHLVSNKGSIAVDGVSLTINEVFKDSIRLTIIPLSLKDSLFGEFKVGRKVNVETDLLARYADRILSMKDKKNSGDLSWQEADFYASLY; the protein is encoded by the coding sequence ATGTTTAATGGATTGATCAGGGAGATAGCTGAGGTTATTAAATTTGATGGAAAAACATTAACTCTTAAAGCGAACTATAAGCCAAATTTAGGAGATAGCATTGCCGTAAACGGAGCTTGTTTGAGTGTGACTAGCGTGAGCGAAACCGGATTTAGCGTAGAGCTTAGTAGCGAAAGTAAAGAGCATTTGGCACTGCAAAACTATAGAGGAAAAGTACATATAGAGCCTGCTATGAAACTATCTCATAGGGTTGATGGACATCTTATGCAAGGTCACATTGATGCCGTTGGAGAGATAATAAAAATTGAAACATTGCAAAGCGGAACGAATTTCTACATAAAACTTCCCTCAAACGTTATGCATCTTGTTTCAAACAAAGGCAGTATAGCAGTTGATGGCGTGAGTCTTACGATAAATGAAGTTTTTAAAGATAGTATAAGGCTTACGATTATTCCATTAAGCTTGAAAGATAGTCTTTTTGGCGAGTTTAAAGTCGGTCGTAAAGTAAATGTAGAAACCGATCTTTTGGCTCGTTATGCAGATAGAATTTTATCTATGAAAGATAAAAAAAACAGTGGCGATTTATCGTGGCAAGAGGCGGATTTTTATGCTAGTTTGTATTGA
- the petA gene encoding ubiquinol-cytochrome c reductase iron-sulfur subunit — MSVDKQERRDFIGMAFGAVAAVGGVFALVGMKKTWDPLPSVKAAGFTIVDLSPMQAGEFRQVEWRKKPIFIIKKDAQMKANPARDVVIGEDKYMLAIGLCTHLGCIPSWSASDKIFKCACHGGEFDSSGVNTFGPPPRPLDIPPFKIDGTKLVLGEEGPEYKKLVGIA; from the coding sequence ATGTCTGTAGACAAGCAAGAAAGACGGGATTTCATCGGCATGGCATTTGGTGCCGTTGCTGCAGTAGGCGGTGTCTTTGCTCTTGTTGGTATGAAAAAGACTTGGGATCCGCTTCCTAGCGTAAAAGCAGCTGGATTTACGATTGTAGATTTAAGCCCTATGCAAGCCGGAGAGTTCCGTCAAGTCGAGTGGCGTAAAAAACCGATTTTCATCATCAAAAAAGATGCACAGATGAAAGCAAACCCGGCTAGAGATGTAGTTATCGGGGAAGATAAATATATGTTGGCTATAGGGCTTTGCACACACCTTGGCTGTATTCCTAGCTGGAGCGCGAGCGATAAGATATTTAAATGTGCGTGCCACGGTGGAGAGTTTGACTCAAGCGGAGTTAATACTTTTGGACCGCCACCTCGTCCATTAGATATCCCGCCATTTAAAATAGACGGCACAAAACTTGTTTTAGGCGAAGAAGGTCCTGAATACAAGAAACTTGTCGGCATAGCGTAA
- a CDS encoding TonB-dependent receptor, with protein sequence MKKFVFFSILAVVVIFANDEYNATLPPTKIESKSDVDTLKGYVGYDRAQGSRTDLLLKETPQTIDILDISRNKSYGQNDLSSILEGTAGIDTTYDMRADNIFVRGFNADAGDIYRDGVRDSGQVRRSTANIERIEILKGPNSVLYGRGAGGGVINMVSKVANFNSKSLATVGYGSYDNRYFGLDMNHVFNENFAARVVGDLRDSNSYRDYIEEKSKMISPSIIYYKDNFSHLLEYTYDYAKRVPDRGPTKDVYEQMGIDYKKTFARQGDIVEDRLQMYRSKLNYDFSDKMYIEWVLAYRKANQSFDHYFGGKYDPKTKLLSQSYAWQNTDNSTFLNSISANFDFDTFEKRNKLLLGYDFQIEKREPLIGIKRNQNIDPFSPRISWGRINTPAASISNKHKATNHGVFVQELFYITDSLKFALGGRLDEYKFSSKDIKNKSNEYKGDNFSYNYGLVYDINSQHTAYAAYNKSFSPYGGNGYVGISTTTDPKGFNTKPENSQQYEVGIKSDWLNNSISTTLSTYVLEHYNIRYRPDPINDPFTYAIRGKEQSKGVEFSAIGKISDNVYIRSSVGFMKARVKKDKQNPLNEGRHLSGTGNFNTNVFIRYIPIKDLYAEIGAVHSSKKFYYSSDGKEINLDGFTRYDALVGYNYKNLNLSFAVQNLFDKKYWRSSAMPGTPRNFMANISYKF encoded by the coding sequence AGCGGTGGTGGTTATATTTGCAAATGATGAATACAATGCAACATTGCCACCCACTAAGATAGAAAGTAAGTCAGACGTCGATACTCTAAAAGGTTACGTAGGCTACGATAGAGCTCAAGGAAGCAGAACAGACTTGTTATTAAAAGAGACGCCTCAAACTATAGATATATTAGATATCAGTAGAAATAAAAGTTATGGACAAAACGACCTTAGCTCGATCCTTGAAGGGACTGCAGGGATAGACACGACTTATGATATGAGAGCAGACAACATTTTTGTCAGAGGCTTCAACGCAGATGCCGGAGATATCTATAGAGACGGTGTTAGAGATAGCGGACAAGTTAGAAGAAGTACGGCAAATATCGAGAGGATAGAGATATTAAAAGGACCCAATTCCGTATTATATGGAAGAGGTGCGGGCGGTGGAGTCATAAATATGGTAAGCAAAGTGGCAAATTTTAACTCTAAAAGCTTGGCCACCGTAGGTTATGGATCATACGATAATAGATACTTTGGACTAGACATGAATCATGTATTCAATGAAAATTTTGCAGCCAGAGTGGTTGGAGATCTAAGAGATAGCAACTCTTATAGAGATTATATAGAAGAAAAAAGTAAAATGATATCGCCTAGTATTATCTATTATAAAGATAATTTTAGCCACCTTTTGGAATATACTTATGATTACGCAAAAAGAGTTCCAGACAGAGGACCGACCAAAGACGTGTATGAACAAATGGGTATAGACTACAAAAAAACTTTTGCTAGGCAAGGGGACATTGTAGAAGATAGACTGCAAATGTATAGATCAAAACTGAATTATGATTTTAGCGACAAAATGTATATTGAATGGGTTTTGGCTTACAGAAAAGCTAATCAAAGCTTTGATCACTATTTTGGTGGTAAATACGACCCAAAAACTAAACTTTTATCTCAAAGTTATGCTTGGCAAAATACAGATAATAGCACGTTTTTAAATTCAATTAGCGCAAATTTCGACTTTGACACATTTGAAAAAAGAAATAAACTACTTTTAGGCTATGATTTCCAAATAGAAAAAAGAGAGCCGCTAATTGGTATAAAAAGAAATCAAAATATAGATCCATTTAGTCCGCGAATAAGTTGGGGCAGGATAAATACTCCAGCAGCAAGCATTAGCAACAAGCATAAAGCCACGAATCACGGAGTATTTGTGCAAGAGTTATTTTATATCACAGATAGTTTAAAATTTGCTTTAGGAGGTAGGCTAGACGAGTATAAATTTAGTTCAAAAGATATCAAGAATAAAAGCAATGAGTATAAAGGAGACAATTTCAGCTATAATTATGGATTAGTTTATGATATAAATTCTCAGCACACAGCTTACGCCGCGTATAATAAAAGTTTTTCTCCATATGGAGGCAATGGTTATGTTGGTATATCTACCACAACTGATCCAAAAGGATTTAATACAAAACCTGAAAACTCACAGCAATATGAAGTAGGTATAAAAAGCGACTGGTTAAATAACTCTATAAGTACAACTCTATCAACTTATGTGCTAGAGCATTACAACATAAGATATAGACCAGATCCGATAAATGATCCGTTCACATACGCAATTAGAGGTAAAGAACAGTCTAAAGGCGTGGAATTTAGTGCGATCGGTAAAATATCAGACAATGTTTATATAAGAAGCTCGGTTGGTTTTATGAAAGCTAGAGTAAAAAAAGATAAACAAAATCCTTTAAACGAAGGTCGTCACCTAAGTGGAACAGGGAATTTTAATACAAATGTATTTATAAGATACATACCTATCAAAGATCTATATGCGGAGATTGGCGCAGTACATTCGTCTAAAAAATTTTATTATAGCAGCGATGGAAAAGAGATAAATTTAGATGGTTTTACTAGATATGATGCTCTAGTCGGCTATAACTATAAAAATCTAAATTTAAGCTTCGCCGTGCAGAATTTATTTGATAAAAAATACTGGAGAAGTTCGGCAATGCCCGGTACACCTAGAAATTTTATGGCAAATATATCTTATAAATTTTAG
- a CDS encoding ABC transporter ATP-binding protein, producing the protein MLKAVNLSHKFDYPLFNDLNLEIFPSTTTAITGVSGSGKSTILHILSTLLKPVGGEVIYNEKSIYNINESELLKIRRLDFGIIFQAHYLFKGFNAYENIELANILSGHKIDTELLEKLKIDHVINQKIGELSGGQQQRVSIARVMSKKPRIIFADEPTGNLDKNTANEVMNVIFDYVKNENAALVLVTHDESLASRCDDIFLLQDFKLNRVCSH; encoded by the coding sequence ATGCTAAAAGCGGTAAATTTATCTCATAAATTTGATTATCCGCTTTTTAATGATTTAAATTTAGAAATTTTTCCTTCTACCACGACAGCCATAACCGGCGTGAGCGGTAGCGGGAAATCTACTATCTTGCACATTCTTTCCACACTTTTAAAGCCTGTTGGCGGTGAAGTTATATATAATGAAAAATCGATTTATAATATAAATGAAAGTGAACTTTTAAAAATTAGAAGGCTTGATTTTGGGATAATTTTTCAAGCACATTATCTTTTTAAAGGTTTTAACGCTTATGAAAATATCGAACTTGCAAATATCTTAAGTGGACATAAAATCGACACCGAGCTTTTAGAAAAATTAAAAATAGACCACGTGATAAACCAAAAAATCGGCGAACTTAGCGGCGGACAGCAGCAACGAGTTAGCATAGCAAGAGTTATGAGCAAAAAACCGCGTATCATATTTGCAGACGAGCCAACTGGAAATTTGGATAAAAATACGGCAAACGAAGTTATGAATGTTATATTTGATTATGTTAAAAATGAAAATGCGGCTTTGGTGTTAGTAACTCATGATGAAAGCCTTGCAAGCAGATGTGATGATATTTTTTTGCTGCAAGACTTTAAATTAAATAGGGTTTGTTCACATTGA